The following proteins are encoded in a genomic region of Candidatus Omnitrophota bacterium:
- a CDS encoding manganese efflux pump MntP family protein, protein MKTFAFWEILAVAAALGSDAFSVCLVVGSNKRFKGQAFRLGFHFALFQSMMTIIGWYAGRPFVHWAQSWDHWLASGIVFVIAIHMLYEAIWPGEKKTEIDRSRGWFLVTLSLATSIDALAMGLAFSVLNVSPWRPSLIIGLVAGAMSLTGLYMGRTLRASIGQSVEIAGGIFLLLIAGKLFTI, encoded by the coding sequence ATGAAAACGTTCGCTTTCTGGGAAATCCTCGCCGTGGCGGCGGCGCTGGGCAGCGACGCCTTCAGCGTCTGTCTCGTCGTCGGCTCCAACAAGCGCTTTAAAGGCCAGGCCTTCCGCCTGGGTTTTCATTTTGCTCTGTTCCAATCCATGATGACGATTATCGGCTGGTACGCGGGGCGCCCCTTCGTCCATTGGGCGCAAAGCTGGGATCATTGGCTGGCGTCGGGCATCGTATTCGTCATAGCGATACATATGCTTTACGAAGCCATCTGGCCGGGCGAGAAGAAAACGGAAATCGACCGCTCGCGAGGGTGGTTTCTGGTAACGCTGTCGCTGGCCACCAGCATCGACGCCCTGGCGATGGGACTCGCATTCAGCGTGCTGAACGTCTCGCCTTGGCGCCCCAGCCTCATCATCGGCCTAGTGGCGGGCGCCATGTCGCTGACAGGCCTCTATATGGGGCGCACCTTGCGCGCCTCCATCGGCCAATCCGTAGAAATCGCCGGAGGCATTTTCCTGCTGCTGATCGCGGGGAAGTTGTTTACGATTTAA